Part of the Notamacropus eugenii isolate mMacEug1 chromosome 5, mMacEug1.pri_v2, whole genome shotgun sequence genome is shown below.
cctccccgcCAAGGAGACAGGGGTTACAATTAAATATATAAGAAGTTCTTATTTATTCAGATTCCCAATAAATGAAAGTCCAAAAATGGATCCCACACTCCTCAGTGCCCAACTTTGCTGTGGAGATACATTCACAAGTAAACCAGTCCTTAGGgatattttttcaaaatgacaATTTGTGTAATATTTCGTAGTATTCAAATATAACCCAATATCTTCAGTCATCTACATCTATAACTACAGTTTAGTATGATATCCATAATGATGATCCACAGGTGCTATAAGATGACAAAGTGCTTTGTGATGTATGAGGTATTTAAAAAGTTATGGTCAGTGTAGTTTTAGTCATAAGTAAATCAGTACAATagcctgatttttttaaattggcgATTCAACTAAACAAAGAAAACTTAAGTTAACCAGGACATTTCATGTTTAAGTATTCCATATAGCTATTTTTCATACTAAATAATGGGTCATGCAATTTTAACTGAAGTATGTACTTTGTTAGGTTGTAGTAGATATGCAACATATTATAAGgtgtttttttcctccctttttggcAGCTTGGGAAATTATGCATCACTCCATGGACAGATTTACTGTAAACCTCATTTTAAGCAACTTTTCAAATCTAAAGGAAATTATGATGAAGGTTTTGGACGTAAGCCACATAAAGAGAGATGGCGTTGTAAAAATCAAAGCAGCTCAGGGGACTTTGTTCATAATGAAGAAATAGATCTAAATAAGAACATACCAGCAACgccccagacacttgacattctCAGTCATCATGCAGATTCAGGCAATAGTGACAGACCAGGGGAGAATTTGAAAAAACTTGGTGAGAGGGGCAAACTGAAAATTACCTGGCCTCCATTTAGTGAAACTCCTAAGAAACCTTTTACTATTGAAGATGGTCTCAAAATGAGTAAGCCAAAATGGCCCCCTGACATCATTGCCTCTCTATCCCCTGACCATCTCCTGGAAGAGAAAAGTGAAGCCAAGTTGGAAAATGGTAATCCTgtggaaggaaaatggaaagaaagagatggcATTCCTGGCTTGCAACCACATCAGCAATCTATCCATATGTCTCAGAAGGACAATGTTATGGGAATCACTGAGATGCAAACACATGAgacaaggagagaagagaaggaagaaaatagataTGTGCAAGAGAAAGTAAAAGAGACTGAAGTTTCTGCAGATAAGAGGAAAAGTGAAATGGATCTTAATGACAGCAATAACGTGGCTGTGCAGAGtgctgaagagaaaaatgaaaaaattaatgagCCTGGTGGTGCAGAAGTTTTACAGGTTACAAACACTGATGATGAGGCGGTGCTAGAAAATCGTAAAGAGAATTTGAATAagaataatagtaacaataattatGTAGCAGTCTCACATCCCAGCAGCTGTAGGCAGAAGACAACGATCTTCGATGGACCTAATCCATTACCAGGATCAAGCGAGACAAAACATGCAGCATCTGAATATGAATTTGAAAAGTTGGAAAATTGGTCTAGGATTTCAGAATTACTTGGTATATTTGAGTCTGAAAAGAGTCACTCCAGGGAAGTTTTAGCTGTGGCATCTGACAAACAGAATTCCAGAGATTATTTAACTAATAGTGGTCAAACTTTTCAAGTTGCCATTTTTCCAAAATCTGATCCCAGCAGTGGATTAGTGTTCAAGGAAGCCACTGTCCCTGCAACATCACCTTTCAATACTGAATTGCTGATCAGAGAAGATATCAAAAGTGACTCaaaattgccttttcttttcACTAAAACTGTGAAAATACCTTCCTTTTCCAAAAAGGAGGAATCGTTTTTAGACACAAGCCTTTTACATTCTGTAGATACAATTAAAACCACTTTGGGCTTATATGAAAAACAATACGAGAATGACAAGAGTCACTGTCAAGGTAAAACAGCAGACATGTCATACAGTGATGGAAGAACAAGGATTGATTCTCAAAACTCTCAGGGTAGAGCAATACCATTGGCATCATCTTCTAAAAATGAGGTGCAGTGTGAGTCACTCTCTATTGAAgagcaaattaaaagaaataggtGCTACAATGATATTGAGTAAAATGTAATTGATTTGAGTAACACTGACATGCAGACACTGAAAAAATGTGGAAGTTTACATCTGCGTCCATGTTAAGTATTTTAGACAATTTAATAGCTTTCTATCAGAACCTCTTGTTGAACTTAATATATTATGACAGAGATACCACGTTTGTCATAACTTAACTGCTTCTCCTTCCCTAAAATGTccacaaagaaattaaatagttGTCTTGTCAGTCTGCTccaaaatgtatatttatatctgtgGATGTATTAGGGACAATCTGATGAAGTAGCTATTGAACTGATATGCATCAAACTTGCTAGCTGATCTTTAAGAtgtcagaagaaaggaaaagtataGCACCTGGTGTGCAGGACAAAAGTAAAGATTTCATATCTATGACTGTTTTTTCATGTATTGTTTTAACTATAAGTAAATGAACTTTATTCCGTAATAAAAGATGAGCATTTGCTTTGGTTAGTTCATTATAGATAAGTATTTCTCATAAGATGTTCTCATTTTGCTATCTGACTCAAAAGTAGAAATTATATGACAATTTTCAAAAGTTTTCAATGTGTAATCATTTTGATGAATGAAATCAGGAAACAATTTCAGAGATAATTCAGTTAAATGTATCAATAGAACAAATTAAGtactggtgatgatgatgatgatgatgatgatgatgatgatgatgatgatgatgatgatgatgatgatggggagGACAAAAATGTAATGCCGAAGAATCAACTTACTCAGAAACATGCTTGTTATTTTAACAAATTATCCACAATATATTATCGTAAACCAGATAGACATTttcatgcaaattaaaaaaatataaatcatattattgttttcaaactttttttctcaGTACTTATAAGGAATActaagttttattttatcttgatTGCATGAAGAAATAGAATATATGTTACTTAATTGTTGAagcacaataaaaagaaaaaaatcaaaacctgtGTTTTGGATTTTCTCCTGACATGTCCTTCTTCTAAGTGCTTTTGAAGTTTATGTAGGAAGAATAATGCTGGCCTCGGTGCATGGTTTAATAGTTAATTAGGCGTGTGTCTGTATGAAAGAAGACCCCAACACAGATTCCATCAAGTTAACGTAAACCTTTGATTTCCTGCCTGTGAAAAGAAGCAGCAAGGatctcaaagatttttttcccttaaaaatacATTATGTTTCTATTTTCTTGCTTTCCAATGCTTTCTCCATAGATTTCCATGACCTACATTTTAACCACTTTTACTCTAATGTTGTACAGGTCTGCTGAGATAATGGCAACCTACAGAGGGAGTATAGCAAATTCATCATTTGTATTGAATCAATGTATTGCTCTTTACTTTCCCTCTTGTTGGTGACACAGCATTatatcaacaatcatttatgtTAAGACAACATAAAACTTTCTGGAGAGCAGAaaccaatttaattcaattagaaAACTCATGCtatgttttctaaatattttgtgtCTTCAGACAGTGAGATATTTTTCATGATTGTATATCATGTGATAAGCCTAAAGATCGAACCAGGCAATTGTCTATAGTTGGAAAAAGGTCATAGGCTTATAtggtcatagatttggaactagatACACACTTGTCCAACCCTTTCAgtttagaggtgaggaaagtgaaaccCAGAGAATTTAAGGGATTTGCTGTAGGTCACAATGTAAGTTGCAACTTGGACTTTTAACCAGTtcccctgattccaagtccagggatCTTTCTTGTATACTCAGAAGAAAGATTTCCTACAATTTCttgttaaatttaaattaaaattccttCCTTAATCATTTCCCAATACTTCCCTTTCCCTTGAATTAAGCCTTGTCTTGTAGTAAAGAAAAGTAATTCAATAAAGCCATTTGGCACAGAAACCATCTAATGCAACTTTCTGTACTCAGTATCCCACCCCTCTACAAAGAGGGTGAAAGCGTTTCATCATCTTTTCTCCAAATcaaaattgatcatatcaattCATCAGTCTAGCTTTCTAAAAACCAAGAAATAAATCCTACCTTCCAGTGTTTTTTTTGTTTACCTTATTGTAGAATTTTACATGCATATCTGCCTGtaatcacatatatatgtatatatgtttatgtgtaaacatatacatttattttccctgattttttgtatcagttcatatgtcttcctgtGTTTCTATAAATTCTTCATATGTGCCATTTCTTATATGCAATTATATTCTATTAATGCATATACATcattttgttcaaccattccccaatcaatggctGTCCATTTTCTGTCCAATTTTGAAGATGATATCTCTTAAAGTTCATAATCATCttcataatttaatttaaaagagtAATCAAAAATTTGATTAATGTTTTCCATATTATAAACATGACATAACTGATTTTaggggttttttctttttacaaaatataTCAGACATACATGTATTGCAATCTTAGGGCAATACTACACTTTGAAGGtcaggtcaataagcatttattaagccttctATGAGCCAGGCATTATTCTAAGTggtggagatttttaaaaaggcaagtgaaaaaaaagaaagcaaaataccCCTTCCTCCTCAGGGCTTCCCCCTACAAAAAATCTCTCTTCTCAAGGACTTTATAAtctaatctaatgggagagataacatacaaataaGTATCTACAAACAGAATAAATTAAGACAATCAACAGAGAAAAACCATTAGTATTTAAAAAGATCAAGATAGTATTTTAACTGAAATTTGAAGGAATCCAGAAGATGAAAATGAGCATGCAAAGACTGTCTGGCACAAGGGATAGGAAATAAAAATGCCTGTAGTTGGGAGCTGGCGAATCTTACGTGACGAAAAGCAAGAAGGCCAATGTCACTCGATCACAGAATACATGGAAAGGgaataaaagataagaaaagtgCTATAGTTTTGAGGGGCTTTAAAAGACAGAggattttccatttcattttagatGCAATAGGCGACCAATGGAATTTATTGACTAgggtagtgacatggtcagactgaCGCTTTAGGTACGATCACAGTCTtgaagctggaaggggccttgaaAGGTCATCTATGGACATCTCATGGAGTTCTATTAAGGGAAATTTATAATAATGTCTTTAGATTATTTCTAGTAACCAGATCTCACAAAGTCCAAGGTAGGTCTACGTTAGACCAAATTCCATACTCTCATCAGATGTATTATAGCACACTTGCAATGTATAAGGTTTGCATTATAACAAAAGTATGGTTTCTGAATTTAATGTCTTCTTTTTGCAAATTTCATGGAAATAAGTCTTATGAGAAGTTCAGGGCACTAAGTGACACATTCCTTTGACTGGATAACAGATTTCCTGAGCATTTCTACATTTCAGTTGCAGTTAAATTCTTAAGAACCTGCCTTCTTACTCTGCCAACAGATAAATAGATTTTGTCTTTTGTCTATTCTTTCTAGATTAATATTAATCCTATGTACATTCCTAAAGTGGTTCTAAAGTATTTTAATTTACAGTAACTAGAAGATATAAAAGTAGATTTTTATTCTGATTTACTTCTCAATAAACTTTATCAAAAGGGTCCCCAAACTCTGGGAAATTAATGTAGACAAGAAGGGAAGCAGGTCAGTAAAAAGAAgtgaaatatgtatttttttcattttggaaattttgtttccaaaagttttaaagagtttaaaacacaaaaatcaCCATGTTGAGTAATGCATTGAAATGTGTTTTATACCAGACAATGTCCAGCTTAGCATAATTTGAATGTTGTTCTGCCTGTAGGCAGGGAAAAAGCCTAGATAACATTCTGATGTTTCAGAGTTCTATTATTAACATCTGCAACCTTGGATTTATCCTTTCTCTTACTGCCCTATActggaaataaaactatcattcAACAAGGTTAAAAGGATATTTTGAAGTATAACTGTATTAAGGTCATAAATTTTTTAGAAAATgattcaaaatattaaataaaatattgttgtGGGTTTTTGAACATATTGGTATGGATATGCTAAAAAGTAAACATGTGTTATTTGAAATATTAAACATCAGTAAAGAATGGTCTTGGTGACTATTCTTTAGTCTagtattatttgacttttggccATAAAACTATAGCAGTTTTTGTATACTAAAGATTGAACAAGTTACAGCAGGACAGGAACACTAGTAATAATTGATAATACTGCCATCCTCTTATTTATATAGCACATCCTTCTGAAGAGTTGTCTAACATGCTCCCATTAGTTCTCATGAGGTAATTAACATATCCATTATGCTTTTTATCTCTCAGGGGAGTGAAGGCTGTTTTTTTTAAGTCCCCAGTAGGCAAGCCTTTTAtcctattttgtttctttgttttttaccttGCCTATGTAAAAGCTGTCTCAAAATTCTGAACCTATTAAAAAACACACATCAATGCATGTAATTTGTCCTACATTTAACAAGCATATCACATGGCAATTTCAAATCCCAATGCCCTTGTATAGTTTTGCTTCATTTATAGAATGTTATTAACCACTAAgtgtagaaaatgaaattaaattggtCATTTTCATGTGATCAAATCATAACTTGcatatcttctttatttttaacattctttgggTGCACATGCTACCTCAGAAGGTAAATTTATAGCAGATGTTCATAGTTGTGTTTTTGGATGGTGTCTAGCAGTCCAACATCTGTTTAGGAAATCAGCAATTCCATGCTTACTGACAACACcaactattttttttcccatgtgaTGACATCACCTTTATAAGTAATGTTGGACTAGGATGTCCCCCAACCTGAAAAACAAGATACCTGTACAGGGAAAGCAGTATAAGCCTAGAGTTGTCTGTAACTGCTTTCATACCCTTAAATTCCTTGAGTATTTAGAAAATGTTAAAACGGTTCTTTAATACTGGTCATTGTTTGACAGGGCAATATGAGATGCATTTCTCTGGGAGTTTTTGATAAGAGTATGTCAACGTAGAGTACAGAATATACAGAGAATGAAACATAGATAAAGGGAATCATTGTGGCTAGAATGATTGGGCTGATGGGAAGAGTGGGCCAAATCAGAAATTGAGAGATAATGGAGTGTCATGAGCTGTCATGAGTTTTATGTCATGGATTTTTTAATGTATCTGGGTGCAGATTCACGGAAGGTTGGTTTTGCCCCAGGGTAAACCTTGATTTATTAAATGTCAGTTGGATGAAGTCTGGCACAATCTGTTGGTGCTTTGAGCCTTAAGATCACATGTAACTTTTGGACCCGTTGCCCAGTGCTTAATGATTTGtgtagaaatgaggagagagtcctAATAGTTGCTGTACCTGAACAGTATGGTTTAAGTTCCTAGTAGTTTCCACAAGGGAAAAGAGAGTGTCTAGGGAATCCCAGAAAGCTTGGAGAACATTGAAAGGATGTGTTAATTTTTATTAGCTATATTTATTCATTACAAaggacatcaataaaacatttttaaaatacagaagaaaacaaaaaaattcagaagGGGAAACAAAAGGCAATTTTATTAGTACAACTTTGTTAGTACAAATTTGACATacacttttttaaaacaaatgagatattatagACATTCACAGTTTTATATATGATCCTTTTGAGGGGGTTATTTATTATACAATTATTTTATCAATATTTGttgatgattttaaaagagaattgtttacaacatgactaatgtggaaatatgtttaacgtgATTgtccatgtataacctatatcagatggcttgctgtcttgggagggaactaaaggagggagaaaattttggaacatAAAAACTTACAaaacatgaatgttgaaagctatgatattacatgtagttggaaaaaataaaatactattaagtgaaaaaagttaaaagaaagacTTGTAAGAGCAATGAACATATGGTAATAGTTCCCCTATAGATAAAAACATTATCCAGCTAATGCTAAGGATAGACTGTTCCTTATACTAACCTCACATCCTTTCAGATATGGTAATATTTATTTCAATGAATGGTCATAATGATTGCTTAAAATTGTCACAATTCTGCATCTTActaatacacatacatgcacgcaCTCACATTCATAAACATAATTGTCATGAGTGTCATGATAACAATGCAGAGCTAAAATCTAATTTGGACCCCAAGAAGTTGTCCTTTTCTACATATCTCAAACACAACTATCGTGTTGAGAGGCAATTAGGCAACTGAAATAATACACGATTAATTCAATAGTATTTAGTGCCCATGGTGTGCCATGAATTACACTGGGTGCACTGATGGGCACAAAGATTCAGTCATTTacacaaaggataacaaccaaatGTTTGGACATGTGCAGAAAACCTAATAGTAAAAAGTGTTatgtcatctttattttttccacaaCACTTTTATCTGGATCTGGGCTTTGCCTCCATCATAATCTTAtcttgtataatatatatgtgtgcatatcatATCCCAccacaaaaacatacacacacaagcaaaaTGCAatctccctgagggtagggattgtgtcagtttttatctttgcattgccagtaccttgcacatagtaggaacttcatttctgaagaggaccaaaatgacatcaccatgataaagtgaagtttcattgtgtccagCTATGACTgttcagaccaatatgagcttggaatgctgcaccacaggttgggcacagataatctgtaTGAGTATTTGgagtagatactccaaatttgcacatcctacatttactttgtgctgtctcaattctactttgctcatagagcacagcaccctttcggATGTGGGCACACTGAGCAAGTGTCTCCCATGTAGCACAGTCAAATGCAAAGTTTTAAGAAAGGCTTTGAGAGTGTCattgtatcccttcttctgaccaccatgtgatcgcctgccccatgtgagttctcaataaaagtctttttggcaagcatacattttgcattcaaacaacgtggtcAGTCCATCGGAGCTGCACTctgtgaagcatagtttgaatgcctggcagttcagcttgatcaaggatttcagtgtctgctacctta
Proteins encoded:
- the XIRP2 gene encoding xin actin-binding repeat-containing protein 2 isoform X4, producing the protein MQKGSLNLLKQKWESNDGQKSECNVPGSRCRRFQPREGKLLESANATDVSTGPPVAPKLITNLREQKKNMESVKSTECKIDTGMDSSQTEVLKEEARGARRRIEHFSIALEELRSIFEAPRGGTGLSGFSKKEVEIERSLCSPALKSQPSSRPTSPVKDSDKKGGKTSFDKMSSESGHSSNFEAADGPNKTVSGFAEDSTNCGPLDLQEAVSLKERMAMYQAAVSRGDCSSSSSFSANVMEESETRTVPGGLARVKKQFERDEIASSHNTFSQYQHQQRSDQEVRSRSHIDVSSSHQGIEGYEQVTSKKPQIEVSHLEKHTQEINQASHSSQYVQETVIDTPEDEEIPKVSTQFLKQHFEKTAQEKVLHSDRDMATPAKHIKKLLLQDKEMCTLCQKTVYPMECLAADKNIFHKSCFRCHHCSSKLSLGNYASLHGQIYCKPHFKQLFKSKGNYDEGFGRKPHKERWRCKNQSSSGDFVHNEEIDLNKNIPATPQTLDILSHHADSGNSDRPGENLKKLGERGKLKITWPPFSETPKKPFTIEDGLKMSKPKWPPDIIASLSPDHLLEEKSEAKLENGNPVEGKWKERDGIPGLQPHQQSIHMSQKDNVMGITEMQTHETRREEKEENRYVQEKVKETEVSADKRKSEMDLNDSNNVAVQSAEEKNEKINEPGGAEVLQVTNTDDEAVLENRKENLNKNNSNNNYVAVSHPSSCRQKTTIFDGPNPLPGSSETKHAASEYEFEKLENWSRISELLGIFESEKSHSREVLAVASDKQNSRDYLTNSGQTFQVAIFPKSDPSSGLVFKEATVPATSPFNTELLIREDIKSDSKLPFLFTKTVKIPSFSKKEESFLDTSLLHSVDTIKTTLGLYEKQYENDKSHCQGKTADMSYSDGRTRIDSQNSQGRAIPLASSSKNEVQCESLSIEEQIKRNRCYNDIE